From one Campylobacter concisus genomic stretch:
- the tupC gene encoding tungstate ABC transporter ATP-binding protein TupC — translation MINVRNLRLNYGTSEILNIPRLDIDVSKITALTGGNGSGKSTLMRVMSFLQKPTSGEVRLWGSSAPSLNLLREVSVLLPEPALLKRSVRENFRAVLKSRGVLAEFEQRASEALNLVGLDESFLSKRHFELSSGQTQRISFALNLALRSRLYLLDEPTNSVDVGTSKLFGKAVLYMRQRYGCGFVIASHDDKWLSAVAEENVFLHKGRVCEFEYKNVFDSRDGVLKFDENASVNLPQNLRNAVKIAVNPSKITLSKTPIDGYLGGILHSVSLYLGKELLVKIKVGDFLIKTLAANSQNFRVGENIYFKFDEEAFLGLE, via the coding sequence ACTACGGTACGAGCGAGATTTTAAACATCCCGCGCCTTGATATCGACGTTAGCAAAATCACCGCGCTAACTGGCGGCAACGGCAGCGGCAAAAGCACGCTGATGCGAGTGATGTCGTTTTTGCAAAAGCCCACTAGCGGCGAAGTGCGGCTGTGGGGGAGCAGCGCGCCGAGTCTAAATTTACTGCGCGAAGTTAGCGTTTTGTTGCCCGAACCCGCGCTTTTAAAACGCTCCGTGAGGGAAAATTTTAGAGCCGTTTTAAAAAGCCGCGGAGTGCTAGCTGAATTTGAGCAAAGGGCGAGCGAGGCGTTAAATTTGGTCGGGCTTGACGAGAGCTTTTTAAGCAAGCGCCACTTTGAGCTTAGCTCGGGACAGACGCAGCGCATTAGCTTTGCGTTAAATTTGGCGCTTAGATCGCGTCTATATCTACTCGACGAGCCGACAAATAGCGTGGACGTGGGCACTTCAAAACTTTTTGGCAAGGCGGTGCTTTACATGCGGCAAAGATACGGCTGCGGCTTTGTGATCGCTAGCCACGACGACAAATGGCTAAGCGCGGTCGCCGAAGAAAACGTCTTTTTGCACAAGGGCCGCGTGTGCGAATTTGAATACAAAAATGTATTTGACTCGCGGGACGGGGTTTTAAAATTTGACGAAAATGCGAGCGTAAATTTGCCGCAAAATTTACGTAACGCCGTAAAGATCGCCGTAAATCCAAGCAAAATAACGCTAAGCAAAACGCCGATAGATGGGTATTTGGGCGGCATCTTGCACTCGGTTTCGCTCTATCTTGGCAAAGAGCTTTTGGTGAAAATCAAAGTCGGCGACTTTTTGATTAAAACGCTGGCGGCGAATTCGCAAAATTTTAGAGTCGGCGAAAATATTTATTTTAAATTTGACGAGGAAGCGTTTTTGGGGCTTGAGTGA
- a CDS encoding molecular chaperone has product MTSKGEFAAGRGLYYSLFSRFFVFSQEADRFSGVNAMLGLASAHALNEESAAAIMRIQAKFDEKNSQNLADEFDEIFHALPSPLRNSLSYYDEGYEVGHACAKVRKILARTDIRRDEAKFKENEDNVGFVFALMSEFIARESELELYGELEEQLFKEIINPNIDEFINDLFNHESSEIYKDVAVLLQGFIEFERVVLSAPRPINQGENKKTLDGVSRSEAIRRQKNRVRKLKAMEEENAKK; this is encoded by the coding sequence ATGACTAGCAAGGGTGAATTTGCGGCGGGACGTGGGCTTTACTACTCGCTATTTTCGCGTTTTTTCGTTTTTAGCCAAGAAGCCGATAGATTTAGCGGCGTAAACGCGATGCTAGGCCTTGCCTCGGCGCACGCTCTAAACGAGGAATCGGCCGCCGCGATAATGCGCATACAGGCAAAATTCGACGAGAAAAATTCGCAAAATTTAGCGGATGAATTCGATGAAATTTTCCACGCTCTGCCAAGTCCGCTTAGAAACTCGCTGTCCTACTACGACGAGGGCTACGAGGTCGGACACGCCTGCGCAAAAGTGCGTAAAATTTTAGCCCGCACAGACATTAGGCGCGATGAGGCTAAATTTAAAGAAAACGAAGACAACGTGGGTTTCGTGTTTGCGCTAATGAGCGAATTTATCGCGCGAGAGAGCGAGCTGGAGCTATACGGCGAGCTTGAGGAGCAGCTTTTTAAAGAGATCATAAACCCAAACATCGACGAGTTTATAAATGATCTTTTTAACCACGAAAGCAGCGAAATTTATAAAGACGTCGCAGTGCTTTTGCAAGGATTTATAGAGTTTGAGCGCGTAGTTTTAAGCGCGCCGCGCCCTATAAATCAAGGCGAAAACAAAAAGACTTTGGACGGAGTTTCAAGATCCGAAGCCATAAGAAGACAAAAAAACAGAGTGAGAAAGCTAAAAGCTATGGAGGAAGAAAATGCAAAAAAATAG
- a CDS encoding twin-arginine translocation signal domain-containing protein → MQKNRREFLKKAGLVGAVAATAGVATAAASNLKYGKSKKTEVLYKRSKNWDLYYEQAK, encoded by the coding sequence ATGCAAAAAAATAGGCGAGAATTTTTAAAAAAGGCGGGGCTAGTCGGCGCGGTAGCGGCTACGGCCGGAGTAGCGACGGCAGCGGCGTCAAACCTAAAATACGGTAAAAGCAAAAAGACCGAGGTGCTTTATAAAAGAAGCAAAAACTGGGATCTATACTACGAACAAGCGAAATAA